A single genomic interval of Arthrobacter globiformis harbors:
- a CDS encoding YccF domain-containing protein, producing the protein MKTILNIIWLVFGGFWLALGYLAAGIICCLLIVTIPWGIASFRIASYTLWPFGRMVVDKPGGNGVFSLLGNVIWLLVAGIWIAIGHVVTAFAMAVTIIGIPLAIANLKLIPVSLMPLGKQIVPTDRPFITAYR; encoded by the coding sequence ATGAAGACAATCCTGAACATCATCTGGCTGGTTTTCGGCGGCTTCTGGCTGGCGCTGGGCTACTTGGCCGCCGGCATCATCTGCTGCCTGCTCATCGTGACCATCCCCTGGGGCATCGCCTCCTTCCGGATCGCGTCCTACACCCTGTGGCCCTTCGGGCGGATGGTGGTGGATAAGCCGGGCGGAAACGGCGTGTTCTCGCTCCTCGGCAACGTGATCTGGCTGTTGGTGGCCGGCATCTGGATCGCCATCGGGCACGTGGTCACGGCGTTCGCCATGGCCGTCACCATAATCGGCATCCCACTGGCCATCGCCAACCTGAAGCTGATCCCGGTTTCCCTCATGCCACTGGGCAAGCAGATCGTGCCCACCGACAGGCCGTTCATTACGGCCTACCGCTGA